From the genome of Vicia villosa cultivar HV-30 ecotype Madison, WI linkage group LG2, Vvil1.0, whole genome shotgun sequence, one region includes:
- the LOC131648933 gene encoding uncharacterized protein LOC131648933, whose protein sequence is MAESAHNHVGDWKTFSRRPFKALGPRWDVFPWGGGVRRNKIAEITSIFFSEFPESHSGKSFFEVFGCLGNVVEVAISPRKNNLGKKFGFVRFEEVEDGRLLAVRCDNVMIMGKKIHANLPRFERSSARKVSPTETKFSHRQGQMSQHHRPAAGVHPGTSVGSLKRRYVEVLNEGLVKGSEKGCEKVGDNPVFYFTSQADNRKRLEKAYVGVVTIPGSTYNIRSHFMIEGVFDIKVTPMGGNMCLLEEEEEGVIEDLIGEGETWWKQWFAVVRRWNEKDIDDDRVIWVSVYGVPLHAWCVDFFVKLANSMGEFICVDESMAAGSNYDTARFMARVKLTHELMKFMIVQIDGKEVSLVLREDAIGSIRNISVSSGSNSLIGDCCVPKETTPILVPLASDVERMRSVDDPIIQLSVSCSETVKEFGSAVRPLFDSNQKEDSCLVSRSLARSGGSRNTGSFDLALISLKERGSVGKGLRQISMGDSEDRSFVFVTEDGIETVGLCSLGVLGSNFKHKKLKFKSLSEIGVVKGGSKAGRGSKGVVLKSQGKRNKAGVKKTGKKECSTEVYGVHKEDSNIRRSNSRQWDFINGDVGEKLWEAIVALGVAETEGREFLLRRIEKLESYSSVRMVERKESSKKLT, encoded by the exons ATGGCCGAATCTGCACATAATCACGTTGGGGATTGGAAAACTTTCAGTAGAAGACCATTCAAGGCGCTTGGTCCGCGGTGGGACGTTTTTCCGTGGGGAGGAGGTGTTAGAAGGAATAAGATTGCTGAGATTACGTCCATATTCTTTTCTGAGTTTCCGGAATCACACTCAGGAAAATCGTTCTTCGAGGTTTTTGGGTGTTTAGGGAATGTGGTGGAGGTTGCAATCTCGCCGAGGAAGAATAATTTGGGGAAGAAATTTGGTTTTGTTAGGTTCGAAGAGGTTGAAGACGGTAGATTGTTGGCGGTTCGTTGTGATAATGTGATGATTATGGGGAAGAAAATTCATGCTAATCTTCCGAGGTTTGAGCGGTCTAGTGCGAGGAAGGTGTCACCTACGGAGACCAAGTTTTCTCACAGACAAGGTCAAATGTCGCAACATCATCGACCGGCGGCGGGAGTGCATCCAGGCACCTCTGTTGGGTCACTGAAGAGGCGTTATGTGGAGGTTTTGAATGAAGGTTTGGTTAAGGGCAGCGAGAAGGGTTGCGAGAAGGTGGGTGATAATCCTGTGTTCTATTTTACCTCTCAAGCAGATAACAGGAAGAGGTTGGAGAAAGCTTACGTGGGGGTGGTGACGATACCGGGTTCGACTTACAACATTCGATCTCACTTCATGATAGAGGGTGTCTTTGATATCAAGGTAACGCCTATGGGGGGTAATATGTGTCTTTTAGAAGAGGAAGAGGAGGGTGTGATTGAGGACTTAATAGGGGAAGGCGAAACGTGGTGGAAACAATGGTTCGCGGTAGTAAGAAGGTGGAATGAGAAGGACATTGACGACGACAGGGTCATTTGGGTGAGCGTTTACGGTGTCCCGTTGCACGCGTGGTGTGTGGATTTCTTCGTTAAGTTGGCTAACTCAATGGGGGAATTTATCTGCGTGGATGAATCAATGGCGGCGGGGTCCAATTACGACACAGCTAGATTTATGGCGAGAGTCAAACTAACACATGAATTGATGAAGTTTATGATCGTGCAGATCGACGGGAAGGAAGTTTCGTTGGTGCTAAGGGAAGACGCAATTGGCTCGATTCGAAATATTTCAG TCTCGTCTGGCAGTAACTCGTTGATAGGGGATTGTTGTGTTCCAAAGGAGACGACACCCATTCTTGTTCCTTTAGCTTCTGATGTAGAAAGGATGAGGTCAGTCGATGATCCCATAATCCAACTGTCGGTTTCTTGCAGCGAAACGGTGAAGGAGTTTGGGTCGGCAGTCAGGCCCCTGTTTGATTCGAATCAGAAGGAGGATAGTTGTTTAGTTTCGAGGAGCTTGGCTAGGAGCGGTGGGAGCAGAAATACAGGTTCTTTTGATTTGGCTCTTATTTCTCTAAAGGAGAGGGGTAGTGTTGGAAAGGGGCTGAGGCAGATATCGATGGGAGATAGTGAGGACAGAAGTTTTGTGTTTGTCACAGAAGATGGCATTGAAACAGTGGGTCTGTGTTCCCTTGGGGTGCTTGGGAGTAATTTTAagcataaaaaattgaaatttaaaagtCTGTCAGAGATTGGAGTGGTGAAAGGAGGTTCCAAGGCTGGCAGAGGTAGTAAGGGAGTGGTTTTGAAATCTCAAGGCAAAAGAAACAAGGCTGGGGTTAAGAAGACGGGGAAAAAGGAGTGCAG TACTGAGGTTTATGGTGTTCATAAAGAGGATTCGAATATAAGGAGGAGTAATAGTAGGCAATGGGATTTCATTAATGGGGATGTGGGGGAAAAGCTTTGGGAGGCCATTGTAGCATTGGGGGTTGCCGAGACGGAAGGAAGGGAATTTTTGTTAAGAAGGATTGAGAAACTTGAGAGTTATAGCAGTGTGAGGATGGTAGAGAGGAAGGAGTCTTCAAAAAAGTTGACATGA
- the LOC131646118 gene encoding 7-deoxyloganetic acid glucosyltransferase-like, protein MSVIRRVLVSSHHPPLKNYHKAHISTSEKSMETQPKEKSSPHVLIFPCPAQGHVNSMLKLAELLAIQNLRITFLNTKYIYNRLIRFNDGIQALSECYPMLQFKTISDFHNEEEHPGFGDRIGDVIASLSLYGKPFLRDIIVSEKITCIILDGIFGELATDLAAEFGIQLIHFRTISACCFWSLLCVPNLLECNELPIRGEEDMDRIIRNMPGMENLLRCRDLPSFCRENKKGNLTLDFVVVRSQQSLKANALILNTFEDLEFPILNQIRLHFPNLYTLGPLHHLLNTINKPSSFKSNFFKVDRTCLTWLDSQPLKSVIYVSFGSFTPLKREEVIEIWHGLLNSKTQFLWVIRPNMVQEKGLLKMVKEGTSKEKGLIVEWVPQDEVLAHKAIGAFLTHSGWNSTLESVVCGVPMICWPYFADQQVNSRFVSEVWELGLDMKDVCDRNVVESMVNEVMVNRKDEFLSSSKKMADLACKSVSSGGSSCNNFHNLIQFIWSSSSYSP, encoded by the exons ATGTCTGTCATACGAAGAGTCCTTGTGTCAAGTCATCATCCACCTCTCAAAAATTATCACAAAGCCCACATTAGTACATCAGAAAAATCAATGGAAACCCAACCTAAAGAAAAATCCTCTCCACATGTGCTAATCTTCCCTTGTCCAGCTCAAGGCCATGTAAACTCCATGCTAAAGCTAGCCGAACTTCTTGCCATTCAAAACCTCCGCATAACTTTCCTCAACACCAAGTACATCTACAACCGTCTCATCCGTTTCAACGATGGTATTCAAGCTCTTTCAGAATGTTACCCTATGCTTCAATTCAAGACTATATCTGATTTTCATAACGAGGAGGAACATCCTGGATTTGGAGATAGGATAGGAGATGTAATTGCATCCTTGAGTTTGTATGGTAAACCTTTTCTAAGAGATATTATTGTTTCTGAGAAAATAACTTGTATTATTTTAGATGGAATCTTCGGTGAACTTGCTACTGATCTGGCTGCTGAATTTGGGATACAATTGATTCATTTTCGTACTATCAGTGCTTGTTGCTTCTGGTCTTTGTTATGTGTTCCCAACCTCTTGGAGTGTAATGAACTTCCTATTAGAG GAGAAGAAGACATGGATCGTATCATAAGGAATATGCCAGGCATGGAAAACTTGCTTCGGTGCAGAGATCTTCCAAGTTTCTGTCGAGAAAACAAAAAAGGTAATCTGACTTTAGACTTTGTTGTTGTTCGAAGTCAACAATCACTTAAAGCAAACGCGCTTATACTCAACACGTTTGAGGATCTAGAGTTTCCAATCCTTAACCAAATTCGTCTTCACTTCCCCAACCTCTACACTCTTGGCCCTCTTCACCACCTCCTCAATACTATCAACAAACCATCATCCTTTAAGAGCAACTTCTTCAAAGTTGATAGAACCTGCCTGACGTGGCTCGATTCTCAGCCGTTGAAATCAGTTATATATGTTAGCTTTGGTAGCTTTACACCATTGAAGAGAGAAGAAGTCATTGAGATTTGGCATGGTTTATTGAACAGCAAAACACAGTTTTTATGGGTGATTAGGCCAAACATGGTACAAGAAAAAGGACTGTTGAAAATGGTTAAGGAAGGGACTAGTAAGGAAAAAGGGTTGATTGTGGAGTGGGTTCCACAAGATGAGGTGTTGGCTCATAAGGCAATTGGTGCTTTTTTGACACATAGTGGATGGAATTCAACTTTGGAGAGTGTGGTTTGTGGTGTGCCTATGATTTGTTGGCCTTACTTTGCTGATCAACAGGTTAACAGTAGGTTTGTGAGTGAGGTTTGGGAACTTGGTTTGGATATGAAGGATGTTTGTGATAGGAATGTGGTGGAGAGTATGGTGAATGAAGTTATGGTGAATAGGAAAGATGAGTTTCTTAGTTCATCTAAGAAAATGGCTGATTTGGCATGCAAGAGTGTGAGTTCTGGTGGATCCTCCTGCAACAACTTTCACAATTTGATTCAGTTTATATGGTCTAGTAGCTCGTATAGCCcataa